The following proteins come from a genomic window of Paenibacillus spongiae:
- a CDS encoding HelD family protein, with protein MTIQSAFQHEEKRLEDVLSHIRIQLRAIGPRYTGDDFTEQMIDLQTEQRRQRLEVSHREPYFGRLDFQEDAKSEPTPLYIGKAGVAHEQTNDLLVIDWRAPVASLFYAFSGGEDPVTYESPDGEIGGTIHLKRNLMVREGKLDRLVDSYVRGQEDESVTDEFLLYRLGESKDNKLRDIVSTIQQEQDRIIRTDKNKAVFIQGVAGSGKTTVALHRLAYLLYQYADRISAERMVIFAPNRMFLDYISGVLPELGVGDIKQTTYTEWAIEQLQKTVRIDDNADSLAYWFEQPRKREEMERSPGRLKGSMLFKQAVDAKLEAVEATLLPQQPFEPIEGMVLTPDTVQSWMLTDESSEPLMRRRTRLVSRLKRWFESEWKSRRMTDSKLKAKANARLNAFSKKIPSFTATQLYASLMDDESVAALLPAEDRTSTKKRMKQGTAAPEDLAPLVYIQLRLFGSDQPTYDHVVIDEAQDYSPFQLESLRLCQRRPSMTVLGDLQQGIHGYAGIHSWIELTALFDLDDSGYFELDRSYRSTMEIIEFANQVLRGMGDGVKPATPVFRSGEPVEVVSCEEMERLRLVKDSIQAWTEDGAYRTIAILGRTAKSCEAIWEHLTAAGLKASLVRSKQEAYGGGLTVVPVYLAKGLEFDAVLIADADAAYYGPDDAKLLYVGCTRALHKLKLLHAGTLTSLIQPQD; from the coding sequence ATGACGATTCAAAGTGCCTTTCAACACGAGGAGAAGCGGCTTGAAGATGTATTGTCGCATATCCGCATTCAACTTCGCGCAATCGGTCCGCGCTATACCGGCGATGATTTTACCGAGCAAATGATCGATTTGCAGACGGAACAGCGCAGGCAGCGCCTGGAGGTATCCCATCGGGAGCCGTACTTTGGCCGGCTTGATTTTCAAGAGGATGCGAAATCCGAGCCGACACCGCTCTATATCGGCAAGGCCGGTGTAGCGCACGAGCAGACGAACGACCTGCTCGTCATCGATTGGCGTGCGCCGGTTGCAAGTCTTTTCTATGCGTTCAGCGGAGGGGAAGATCCGGTAACTTACGAGTCGCCCGATGGAGAAATCGGCGGCACCATTCATCTGAAACGGAACCTGATGGTGCGTGAGGGGAAGCTCGACCGATTGGTCGACAGCTATGTCCGGGGGCAGGAGGATGAATCCGTTACCGACGAATTTCTGCTCTATCGGCTCGGCGAGAGCAAGGATAACAAGCTGCGCGATATCGTATCGACCATCCAGCAGGAGCAGGATCGCATAATCCGCACCGATAAGAATAAGGCGGTATTCATCCAGGGCGTTGCCGGAAGCGGCAAAACGACCGTCGCGCTGCACCGGCTGGCCTATTTGCTGTATCAATACGCCGACCGGATCAGCGCGGAGCGAATGGTCATTTTTGCGCCGAACCGGATGTTCCTCGATTATATCTCGGGGGTGCTGCCGGAACTTGGCGTTGGCGATATTAAGCAAACAACCTACACCGAATGGGCAATCGAGCAGCTGCAGAAGACGGTCCGTATCGATGATAACGCGGATTCGCTAGCCTATTGGTTCGAACAGCCGAGGAAGCGGGAAGAGATGGAGCGCTCGCCCGGACGTTTGAAAGGAAGCATGCTCTTCAAGCAGGCCGTTGACGCCAAGCTGGAGGCTGTGGAGGCGACGCTGCTGCCGCAGCAGCCGTTCGAGCCGATCGAAGGCATGGTATTAACGCCGGATACGGTTCAGAGCTGGATGCTCACCGACGAGAGCAGCGAACCGTTAATGCGCCGCCGCACCCGACTTGTCAGCCGCTTGAAGCGCTGGTTCGAGTCGGAGTGGAAGAGCCGGCGGATGACCGACAGCAAGCTGAAGGCCAAAGCAAACGCCAGGCTCAATGCCTTTAGCAAAAAAATCCCTTCTTTCACAGCAACTCAGCTATATGCTTCGCTCATGGACGACGAATCGGTCGCGGCGCTGCTGCCGGCCGAGGACCGGACTTCGACGAAGAAGCGGATGAAGCAGGGAACGGCTGCACCCGAGGATTTGGCGCCGCTCGTATACATCCAGCTCCGTCTATTCGGTTCGGATCAACCGACCTATGATCATGTCGTGATTGACGAAGCCCAGGATTATTCGCCGTTCCAGCTGGAATCGCTGCGCTTGTGCCAGCGCCGACCGTCGATGACCGTGCTTGGCGATTTGCAGCAAGGCATACACGGCTACGCCGGCATACACAGCTGGATCGAGCTGACGGCGCTGTTCGATCTGGACGACAGCGGATACTTCGAGCTGGACCGCAGCTATCGTTCGACCATGGAGATTATCGAGTTCGCGAACCAGGTTCTCCGGGGAATGGGAGACGGTGTGAAGCCTGCGACTCCGGTATTCCGCAGCGGTGAGCCGGTAGAAGTCGTTTCTTGCGAAGAAATGGAACGCCTGCGTCTTGTGAAGGATTCCATTCAAGCCTGGACCGAAGATGGAGCGTACCGGACGATTGCGATTCTCGGACGTACGGCAAAATCCTGCGAAGCGATCTGGGAGCATCTGACGGCCGCAGGGCTGAAGGCTTCCCTCGTCCGCAGCAAGCAGGAAGCCTACGGCGGCGGACTGACGGTTGTTCCGGTCTATTTAGCCAAAGGGCTCGAGTTCGATGCCGTGCTCATTGCCGATGCCGATGCGGCGTACTATGGACCCGATGACGCCAAGCTTCTGTATGTCGGATGCACCCGTGCCCTGCATAAGCTTAAACTGCTGCACGCAGGAACGCTAACGTCGCTTATCCAACCGCAAGATTAA
- a CDS encoding EcsC family protein produces the protein MEDNQSTKQDPQADIRPQPVPTAGDPDQVRAGEPIREHLRVPETKEELTDALQVVLKWEREQKDIFFWEKLGRLPFMLLDKLTPRFLQQKVGQALDEVGSFLQTGGRYIISEREVLRNLGVQSLGEAAVLPLTSMNKTAEELSESRKTYATVQGATTGFGGLFTLAVDIPALLGLSLKVIQEIAISYGYDPKEKEERVFAVKCMQFASSDIVGKRAILEQLALFGQPGSHNQMASQIQGWREVMTTYRDNFGWKKLFQMIPIAGMLFGAYINRGTLQDVSEAARMLYRKRRLLDRLNQLKQGEAGIY, from the coding sequence ATGGAAGATAACCAATCAACGAAACAAGATCCGCAAGCCGATATAAGGCCTCAGCCAGTGCCGACCGCGGGCGATCCGGATCAGGTGCGGGCTGGTGAACCGATCCGAGAACATCTGCGTGTGCCGGAGACGAAAGAAGAGCTGACCGATGCGCTGCAGGTCGTATTAAAATGGGAGCGAGAGCAGAAAGATATCTTCTTCTGGGAGAAGCTCGGCCGTCTTCCCTTTATGCTGCTCGACAAGCTGACCCCGCGTTTTCTGCAGCAAAAGGTTGGCCAAGCGCTGGACGAGGTGGGCAGCTTCCTGCAGACTGGCGGCAGATATATCATTTCGGAGCGCGAGGTGCTGCGTAACCTTGGGGTACAATCGCTCGGCGAAGCAGCGGTGCTGCCGCTGACGAGCATGAACAAGACGGCGGAGGAACTTTCAGAGAGCCGCAAAACGTACGCGACCGTCCAAGGCGCGACAACCGGCTTCGGCGGCTTGTTCACGCTTGCCGTCGACATTCCGGCGCTGCTCGGATTATCGCTCAAGGTCATCCAGGAAATCGCCATCAGCTACGGCTATGATCCGAAGGAGAAAGAAGAACGCGTTTTCGCCGTCAAATGTATGCAGTTCGCCTCCTCCGATATCGTCGGCAAACGGGCCATTCTGGAGCAGCTCGCGCTGTTCGGGCAACCGGGGTCGCATAATCAGATGGCATCCCAAATCCAAGGCTGGCGCGAAGTGATGACGACCTATCGGGACAATTTCGGATGGAAGAAGCTGTTCCAGATGATCCCGATCGCCGGCATGCTGTTCGGGGCCTATATCAACCGGGGGACCCTGCAGGATGTATCCGAAGCGGCGAGAATGCTGTACCGGAAGCGCCGCTTGCTCGATCGGTTGAACCAGCTGAAGCAGGGCGAGGCCGGGATCTACTAA
- a CDS encoding DUF3900 domain-containing protein, with amino-acid sequence MDFTVHYLSFFVIQTEGPDGASKTFKHFQTIDQDEYAESELKSFLDGEFQRICKRKAERHPNTEAAPTKIGRFIAEPGYDLDSNPNYNLMQRLRSSDSKEGFHGYADELVRMYMDAAAVRGGALIIVQATPVKHSSEPLLFVLKCDFEPKIARIADEKKLISHVEMAISARNMKSIQYPYMPEEGMLEPWELKIHQASHARYFEDFLRYVSYEKAMPELMTEHMLTIVSEYMEEKWQGQEGEEREQEANVYELWAHSEKRELQEQWSEEQVAVATERLVEQQPNLSLTFKLDSVSVKAPLAEFGNSVHFAVYNGRYVALIEGEGFQFDRSMLPVELLQPPDLLEVLEKVGSKKQEDDEPPF; translated from the coding sequence ATGGATTTTACCGTGCACTATTTATCGTTCTTCGTGATCCAGACGGAAGGGCCGGACGGAGCATCGAAGACGTTCAAGCATTTTCAAACGATAGACCAGGATGAATATGCCGAAAGTGAATTGAAATCATTCCTCGACGGGGAATTTCAACGGATATGCAAGCGCAAGGCGGAACGCCACCCGAACACGGAGGCTGCCCCGACGAAGATCGGGCGATTTATCGCAGAGCCGGGCTACGATCTGGACAGCAATCCGAATTATAATCTGATGCAGCGGCTGCGTTCGTCGGACAGCAAGGAAGGCTTTCACGGTTATGCCGACGAGCTTGTGCGGATGTATATGGACGCAGCGGCCGTTCGAGGCGGAGCATTGATTATTGTACAAGCGACGCCTGTCAAGCATTCAAGCGAGCCGCTTCTGTTTGTGTTAAAATGCGATTTCGAGCCGAAGATCGCCCGTATCGCCGATGAGAAGAAGCTGATCTCGCATGTTGAGATGGCCATCAGCGCCCGGAATATGAAATCGATCCAGTATCCGTACATGCCGGAGGAAGGGATGCTTGAGCCGTGGGAGCTGAAGATCCATCAAGCTTCCCATGCCCGCTACTTTGAAGATTTTCTCCGCTATGTCAGCTACGAAAAAGCGATGCCCGAGCTAATGACGGAGCATATGCTGACGATCGTATCCGAATATATGGAGGAGAAGTGGCAGGGGCAGGAGGGGGAAGAGCGGGAGCAGGAAGCCAATGTGTACGAGCTGTGGGCGCACAGCGAGAAGCGCGAGCTGCAGGAGCAGTGGTCGGAAGAGCAGGTCGCGGTTGCAACGGAACGGCTCGTAGAGCAGCAGCCGAATCTGAGCTTGACGTTCAAGCTGGATAGCGTATCCGTGAAAGCGCCGTTAGCCGAATTCGGGAATTCGGTTCATTTTGCCGTTTATAACGGTCGCTATGTAGCTTTGATCGAAGGAGAAGGCTTCCAATTCGATCGCAGCATGCTGCCTGTCGAGCTGCTGCAGCCGCCCGATTTGCTTGAAGTATTGGAGAAGGTGGGCAGCAAGAAGCAGGAGGATGACGAGCCGCCGTTCTGA
- a CDS encoding Lin0512 family protein produces MEQLFFVQLGMGTDLHGQNVTKAAVRAVQNAIHHNSMPGLPSMLPERSLDRMKVNVKLAVPCDHEQLDHEAVKAVLPYGEVTIEVIDGGMLTTSGIVLEDKHDRNDLIYVVVASVEVGC; encoded by the coding sequence ATGGAACAGTTATTTTTTGTGCAGCTTGGCATGGGGACCGATTTGCACGGACAGAACGTGACCAAGGCCGCGGTACGGGCCGTTCAAAACGCGATTCACCATAATTCGATGCCAGGCTTGCCGTCGATGCTTCCGGAGAGAAGCTTGGATCGGATGAAAGTGAACGTGAAGCTGGCAGTTCCGTGCGATCATGAACAGCTTGATCATGAGGCCGTGAAAGCTGTACTGCCATACGGTGAAGTAACGATCGAGGTCATCGATGGTGGAATGCTGACCACAAGCGGTATCGTGCTTGAGGACAAGCATGACCGCAATGATTTGATTTACGTTGTCGTCGCATCGGTTGAAGTGGGCTGTTGA